The following is a genomic window from Synergistaceae bacterium.
GCTTTCGCCATCTGCACATAGTTCACTGCTTCTAAAAGAGTTCTTTCAATCGCCTCTTTTCCCAGAGAACCGTCTTTCTGCAGTCCTTCTCCAAGTTTTGTTATTTTATTTATGTCTTTTAATATGAATATTTCTCCATTTACTATTTTCGCAATGCAAAGCTTTATTGAGTTTGTTCCGATATCTATAACAGCTTTTATCATTTTCCCCACCTCATGTAAAAATTAAGTTTTTATCTTCTCACCAAAATAAAAAGATGTAAGCAAAAAGCCCTATCAAGGATAGAATATAGCTATATTATATTTTAAAAACTTATCTTAAATAATTATATTTGGAAATACACTGTACACAGTACTTGCATCCACTTGTAAACAAACGAAAGCTGGGGTGGTTAAAGATGAAATCTATTGCGATTTTCTATGCATCGGTTGGAACGGGGCATCGATCGGCAGCGGAAGCACTTAGAGACCAATTCATAGAATCTGTACCAGATGGCTATGTTTTATGCAAAGATATACTTGAATATACTCCAACTTTTTTGCGTTCATTTATTTCCAAAACTTACCTCTTCATGGTTAAACATGCACCTTGGATGTGGGGGATGCTTTACTGCGGATCTGACAAAACTTCCCTTTCTTCTTTTTGTTTTGATAAAATACACACAGTTCTCTGTAAGTTTTTTTTACCTAAAATTGTAACAGAGCTAAGCAAACAACCTATTGACGCGATTTTCTTTACTCACTTTTTTGGGGCCTTGCCCCTCGTAAGAAAAGGAGGAAAAATCCCAATATTTTATGTAAATACGGATTTTTTATGTCATAAATTTCAAATTAGCGGTGAATTTAAAACAACGTTTGTTGCAAGTGCCCTCGCAAAAAATCAGCATCTTGATAAAAACATACATAATGTTGTCTATACAGGCATTCCTATTCCTCCAAAGTACAATACTCTTATATCAAAACAGGAAGCCAGAAAAAAATTAGGCTTTGAAGGCGAAGATAAAATTGTCCTTATAAGCGGTGGCGGCATCGGAGCCAGCTCTATTTATAGCGTAACAAAAGCTCTGGCACCGTACAAAAATATAAAGTTTGTTGTTATCTGTGGCAACAATAATACGTTATATAAAAAGCTTACAGCAGAATTAAAAGGTTATACCAACGTTTTTATTTTAAAATTTATAAAAAATATAGAAGACTACTATGTGGCAGCAGATCTTGGAATTATTAAACCGGGAGGGCTATCTCTGTCAGAAGCTTTGGCAGCACAGCTTCCTCTTTTGCTTATGACACCGATACCGGGACAGGAAAAATTAAATTTTGATTATTTATCCAAAGAAGGCGTCGTAGAAGTATTAGAAAACATGGAGGAAATATATAAAAAGGTAGATAGAATGCTTTATGAACCAGGCTCTCTTGACGAAATGAGGTTAAAAATAAAGTTTTTTTCTCGTCCTTATGCGGCAAGAGATATTTTGGAAAAAGCAAGGGAACAAATTATGGACACAAGAAAACAGGAAAATTCTACCTTTAATAAAAATTCATAAACCTTGCGAGGTACAAGAAAAATCATTTTCTTTTATCTAAACCACATTATATTTTAGGCGTCTTTCAAGCAGAGAAAAGAAAGATTTTTATAAATAAAACACATTTATTGCGCATAGATGCGAAATAAATGTTTTACTCACCACTTTCACTATTTTTTTGTAAAATATACAAATAATAACAAATGACAACAATGAATCGGAGGAGTTTCTATGAAAAAATATATGAATATCATATTATTTCTTTTATTATTTTTCTTCTTTTTCTCTACTCAAACTCATGCGGCACAAAGAGATCAAAAATTTGCAAACGAGGTTGGAGAACAGCTATACGAAATATTGAAACAGCCAGATTCTCTTAAAGTTGTTGTCAACAAAGTGGATTTATGGATAGAGGCAAAGGGTGCTGATATAGACGGAATCAGAGTTGATAACATAGGGATTAGAGCAAAGCTGAAAAAAGGAGTAGACTCTTACGACAAAGAAAATCCAGCAAACTTAATAGAATCATCAGAAGGTGAAATTGTTCTTTTAGAAGCTGATGTAAACAATTATTTCGCAAAAGAAGGTGCAATAAAGGGGTTTTCGGAACTAATTTTTGATTTTACCAGTAAAGGATTCAGCGCAGAGGGTAAATATGCTGCAGAATTTTTGTTCAACTTGACTGTTCCTCTTTCTGCTTCAGGGAAACTTGGAATTGAGAATGACGCAGTCTATTTAAAAGAGACAATATTATCTATACAAGGCATAAGTGCAACAGAGACCATCTCACAGTTTATTGTAAATAAACTTAATCCACTGTTATCTTTTAAAAAAATCCCCTTCCCAATTACGTTTGATAAAATTATTATGAGTGACATCTCTGCCAAAATGACATCTAACCCAAAACCTTTTTCAAAAGGAGCCACCTGGTCTAAATAAATATAAAAAGTAGAATAATGAGTGAAAATAATGAGTGAAGGACTGTTTTCTTGTCCTCTCAACCATTATTCTACTTTTTATTACCCACATGCGTTATCCACTTTTTGTGGATAACGCTTTGCCTTTTACAATCTTTTTCGACCAATCCGTCTTTTTTCCACCTACTTTTTCTATATTTTTTCAAAAGTTGTACAACTATTCTAAAATTTGTATCGTTTTTGATTGCTTTTTTTCCACCAATACACAATAACTGTTGATAAATAGTCCACATTGATTTTTACAGGCTAATTCATATTAATCAAA
Proteins encoded in this region:
- a CDS encoding Ppx/GppA family phosphatase, yielding MIKAVIDIGTNSIKLCIAKIVNGEIFILKDINKITKLGEGLQKDGSLGKEAIERTLLEAVNYVQMAKA
- a CDS encoding glycosyltransferase, whose protein sequence is MKSIAIFYASVGTGHRSAAEALRDQFIESVPDGYVLCKDILEYTPTFLRSFISKTYLFMVKHAPWMWGMLYCGSDKTSLSSFCFDKIHTVLCKFFLPKIVTELSKQPIDAIFFTHFFGALPLVRKGGKIPIFYVNTDFLCHKFQISGEFKTTFVASALAKNQHLDKNIHNVVYTGIPIPPKYNTLISKQEARKKLGFEGEDKIVLISGGGIGASSIYSVTKALAPYKNIKFVVICGNNNTLYKKLTAELKGYTNVFILKFIKNIEDYYVAADLGIIKPGGLSLSEALAAQLPLLLMTPIPGQEKLNFDYLSKEGVVEVLENMEEIYKKVDRMLYEPGSLDEMRLKIKFFSRPYAARDILEKAREQIMDTRKQENSTFNKNS